From the Conger conger chromosome 14, fConCon1.1, whole genome shotgun sequence genome, one window contains:
- the LOC133109604 gene encoding zinc finger protein ZFP2-like isoform X2 gives METGVCLRQDTETTLPELTEQHRIRLKEEELGGLVHMAESETCAAAGLNTLEPVCVTLHSGELNICPPVSSSMMQTGVILRQDTETTLPELIEQHRIRLKEEELGGLVHMAESETCAAAGLNTLEPVCVTLHSGVSDVHHTHTSLIKTETDLGFTHPGDLIKTETLDSTELGYVTHLHPDQIKTETDDGGYLQAEHISDLNIKCVHLESDKMKCESSESLVSDLMNAMMNGAAGDHKAKTEPSQCAGEPNPNCKKEEMHDSLTQCGDLNHHCHINGENSQTRTLRKCRNTSNKCIHCQRTNERTEPMITNSSEIPSLLNFCQKESINRSVRQINTDEKPYRCTWCEKCFDFKSHLNRHLIIYTGEKPYTCPHCGKCFSTKGNINIHQGIHTGEKPNNCILCEKRFSTKSKLNIHQRTHTGEKPYNCILCGKCFSTRYNLNIHKSTHTDEKPYDCVLCGKYFSTKAYLNIHQRTHTGEKPYTCTLCGKCFSTKTNLNIHQSTHTGEKPYNCILCGKCFSTKSKLSIHQSIHTGEKPYHCILCGKYFSTKAYLIIHQGTHTGEKPYNCILCGKYFSAKAYLNIHQRIHTGEKPYTCTLCGKSFSMKSNLNRHKMIHAGL, from the coding sequence GAGCTGAACATCTGCCcacctgtgagcagcagtatgatgcaGACAGGAGTCAttctgagacaggacactgagacaacactaccagagctcattgagcagcacaggatcagactgaaagaGGAGGAACTCGGTGGACTGGTCCACATGGCAGAGTCAGAGACGTGTGCTGCAGCAGGACTCAACACTCTGGAGccagtgtgtgttacattacacagcggggtcagtgatgtacaccatacacacacatcactgattAAAACAGAAACTGATCTGGGCTTCACCCACCCTGGGGACCTTATTAAGACAGAGACACTAGACAGTACAGAGCTGGGATATGTAAcccatctgcatcctgaccaaatcaaaaccGAGACTGATGATGGAGGATACCTTCAGGCAGAACACATCAGTGACTTGAatattaaatgtgttcatttggaATCTGATAAAATGAAGTGTGAATCCAGTGAAAGTTTAGTGAGTGATCTCATGAATGCTATGATGAATGGAGCTGCAGGTGATCACAAAGCCAAGACAGAACCATCGCAATGTGCAGGAGAGCCAAATCCAAACTGTAAGAAGGAAGAAATGCACGATTCGCTGACCCAATGTGGGGACTTAAATCACCACTGTCACATAAACGGTGAGAACAGTCAGACCAGAACTCTGCGGAAATGTAGAAATACCAGCAACAAGTGCATTCATTGTCAGCGAACAAATGAGAGAACTGAACCCATGATAACCAATTCAAGTGAAATCCCAAGCCTTTTGAATTTCTGTCAAAAGGAGTCAATTAATAGAAGTGTACGTCAAATTAATACTGATGAAAAGCCATACAGGTGTACAtggtgtgagaagtgttttgaTTTCAAATCTCATTTAAATAGACATCTGATAATTTACACAGGTGAAAAACCATACACATGTCCTcattgtgggaagtgcttttccacAAAAGGTAATATAAATATCCACCAGGGAATTCATACGGGTGAGAAGCCCAACAATTGTATTCTTTGTGAAAAGCGCTTTTCCacaaaaagtaaattaaatatccaccagagaactcatacaggtgagaagccctacaattgtattctttgtggaaagtgcttttccacaAGATATAATTTAAATATCCACAAGAGTACTCATACAGATGAGAAGCCCTACGATTGTGTTCTTTGTGGGAAGTACTTTTCCACAAAAGCttatttaaatatccaccagagAACTCATACAGGGGAGAAGCCATATACTTGTACtctgtgtggaaagtgcttttccacgaaaactaatttaaatatccaccagagcactcatacaggtgagaaaccctacaattgtattctttgtggaaagtgcttttccacaAAAAGTAAATTAAGTATCCACCAGAGcattcatacaggtgagaagccctacCATTGTATTCTTTGTGGAAAGTACTTTTCCACAAAAGCTTATTTAATTATCCACCAGGgtactcatacaggtgagaagccctacaATTGTATTCTTTGCGGAAAGTACTTTTCCGCAAAAGCttatttaaatatccaccagagaattcatacaggtgagaagccctatACTTGTACTCTGTGTGGTAAGAGCTTTTCCatgaaaagtaatttaaatCGCCACAAGATGATTCATGCAGGTCTTTAA